CATTTCACTAGTGAGTTAATTTTCTAAAAATATGGTAAAATATTTGACAATACAAGGGAATGTTAAAACCTAAAGTGCgaggagatgatgatgatgatgatgatgatgatgatgatgatgatgatgatgatgatgatgatgataataataataataataatataataataataataataatagcagacAGGAAAAATTAGCTTCAGATGGATCAAAAAGCATGACGTTCTAATTTGAGTAGAACGGATGAGTCAGATGTGGCAAATTTGACCCATTTTCTTGTCAATGGGTGCTACAACTTGCGTTTTATGACTTGATCTCTGACCGGGTCAAACAAGgtgtcaaaattattattttaaaatgagCCGGGGTTAAGCTGGTCGCGCATAAGGTTCAAATTGGTCAAAAGTACTCGAAATGTATATTTTATGCGTAAACTCTAACAAAATACTGTAGTTTTTAAGGCAAAATTGATCAATATCGAAAAAATAATTTTTGGAAAATCATGATTTACTTACTAAATACTACGGAGTATATGTAAAACAAATACGGAGTAATTAGAACTTTTGGGCAAGAATTTTTCCGGGGTCAACTCACCCGTATCCAACTGGTACCAAAAAGTACATGTTCTGACCAGTTACCAAACTGCACCTCTTACCCATTTTGTCACCTCTTACCCATATTGTCACCTCTTACCCATAGGGAATGATGTTAATATACCTGCTGGTTATCTCTTCCTCTTTCGAAATCTTCTTGTCCAGTTAAAGACGAGCACTCCGTATCGATGACGTTTTGTTTACAACTGTTCAGTGTTTCAGCAAAGTTGCTAATGTGTGCGTGCAGTACATGATTTCGACGTTGAAGAAGATCATGCTTTACAGTAAACTGTGCAGAATAGCTTTTACGTGCAGATGATTTTGGTGCTTTTATCTGAAATAGCTTTTCCATGCATGCAGCATCTCCAACATCACAAGTGCTATTGTACGATGTGTGATTGAAAGAAAAATTGGCCGTAGGACTCGTGCACTCGATGTTAGTGCCTTGTGCTACAAAATATATCAACAAAGAATAATGGCGTATGATATATTGATGAATTGATAGTCATATACAAATGATTGTGAAAATCAAACAATGTATGTAGTATTTACAGCAAGACTTTGTTTTGGGCTTACGTAAGTTTGAAGACAAGGGCACCATTTGTTGCTTCATGTTGTACACGTCAGGGGAATCTGATGGATCTAAGCATACAGTATGAATGGTGAGCCATCTCTTGTCTAATGCAAAGCTCCTGTAGCACCACAATTACATATTAAAATTGAAAAATGGGGTGGGTTGGCTAACTGTCAAAATGGGTAATTTTTTCAAGGGTTTGAGATATTGTTACAAACGATGTTTTTTCAATAGTAACTTCAAAGCttaaattagtatagttaaaaGCCTTTTGGAGGACTTTGACCTGTGACCTGTTTTGACTCGTTTGGTTATACTCGTTTGACGAAGAGAGATAACATAGCACAAATGGACAAATCGATAAGTTAATAGATCAAAAATGCCACTCTCGCATATTTAGGACTTTTACTGCACATATACCGAATACTCCTCACAATTTCTGCCTATTTGAAGATCATATCAGTTAGCAGTTAATACCTGCAAATTCCTTGGCTAGCTGAATCTTTGCTGTTACTAGGATCACATAGTTTCTTTATTGAGTCTATCTTATGGTTGGATGGAGTACATAATGCAACGTGATCCAGGTCATTTGCACTAGGCTTTATGGAAGGGTGTTCTTCTTGCCCAACTACCTGACACCAAATTGCAAAGCAAGTATTAAAGGCTAAAATAGTAAAATCCTTCCAGATTTTTCAAATGTAGGTCAAAGTTACTTATTTGTGTGTACCTCGGATGATATAGGATCAACAGGGATAACAGGACTGGTGAATTTCGATTTTGCCCATTGTGGAAGCCTGGAAACACTGAAATTGAATGATGATTTCTGTGTCGGGCATCTTTCTTCACATAGGAGAGGTGTACCCTTGCAGAGTGATCTGGTATGATTTTCTTCAAAACATTTGTTTGGATTTGCAGCTGTACCCTGTGCAAATGTACTTGGAGACAATGGAGAACAGTTTTCGTTGATCCTCTGCAACATCCTTGAAGTCAAAAGTCCAGGCACTTTCCAAATAAATATACAACCATCACCGCCTACCTGAAACCATCAGTTAATAGCAAACATTatgcaaaaacaaaacaaaactacGGTCCTATTTCAAATTAGTACTGTATCATTTAGTTACACTCACAGAACCAATGTGTTTGCAGTCAGGTAAAAAGATGATCCCGTTTATGGCTTCACCATGTCCCATTCCACGTGCAACCATATCACCACTCATAAAATCATACATGCAAATAGACCTATCAGAGTAAGCGCACGCCACATAGCTACAACTTGGATCCAAAGCAACCTGGGGATTATATCTGTTAGCAAATGAAATCAAGTGATATTGATACCATGCTGAACATAAAATAACACTTACTTTTATCGGGTCCCCAAAATCTCGACCCTGCTTGAATGTTCTAATTACTTGTCCAGCAGCAATATCGAAAATATTTATTTTCTTGTCCTATACTATCACATTAAGGATTAAATGTCATATGTGTTTCTAACATATCTGAAAAATTGGGACAATCTAAAGCAACTTGCCTGTCCCACGGTAACAGCGATCTGTGTAGTTGGATCTAGGGATATATCATTTATAGTTGCATGATATGCTTTATGCCGATTTGAATGAGAAACATTATATTCATCATCATGTCCAGAATTATCACGAACGATTAGGGACCTTCATAgacaaaatatatattaaatcaatGAAGGCTAGGTAATGAAATTTATCTGTGAACTTCTAATAGATACTAACCTATCAGAACCACAACTGATGATTTTGCGACCATTTCCAGTGAGTTTTACCGAAGTAACAGCAGCTGAATTATCATCAATGCTTGCAATCAAATCAAAATTCCTGAGATGGGTTTAAGTCATACATATTTAAAATTCAAAGACGAACATTGTAGCTTTCTGTAAAAGGTTAAAGTTATACCTATTTACATCATAAAGATGTATCTTTTTATCACGACCACCTGAAGCTAGAAAGTAGTAGCTTTCTAAACCCTCGATAGCATTATTAATCTCCATGACTGgcaagctgaaattcaaagaaaGAACTTCTCCTTCATGAGCATCCTGCAAGCATAGCCGATCTGTATGTATAGGTGTATGTGTAGATAGGTGCAGAGAAGGCGTATATGAAAACAGGGAATACGTCTTATGATATTACACCTGTATACATGTATAGTCGGATGTGTATAAGTTAAAGATATGCAGGTGTCCATCAGAACCACCAGCAACAAGGTGCCTGCCATCTGAACTAACAGCCATAGATCGATACCCTTTAGTGATAACATCTGATGCGACCGATTCACGTTCAAATGTTCCAGCACCTACTGCAGAGAGAAATGATGAATGGGTCATAGATTAAACAACACAATTAGAGGTGTCAAGATGGGTAGGTTTGTCAACCGGCTAAAAAGGATTCGATTTGCAAAGACTGATTTTTGTAAAGGACGAATCGGGCCAAGTCGAGTTGGTTGACTCACAGACATCGTGTTATTCATGTTTGGAAAAAAAGATCATATATTAGTTACAAAACTATGATAAGAAATAGTGAAATACAACAGTGTTACACTGTAGAGCTCGTATGTGTATAAACATAGGCTTTGGTTGGCTTTCAACCCATTCCCCTTTTAGCTAATTTTATTTGACCCGCCAAACATACGACACAACCTAAATCAACCCATTATAAGCAAATGGGTCATTTTCATGTTCAGATACTCCAAAGTAAAAATCATAAAAGCGAGACATTACCTAAACACAATGTGCCAAGTGGGTTAGTGACAACAGGATGTTGAACTGTGGAAAGAGTTGACCTTCTTTCAGTTGATACAGATTGCAATGCAAGATCCCATAACCTGATAGTACCATCTGCTGAACATGTTGCAAAGGAAACACCACCAGTGCAACCTCTAGCAACACAAGCAAGAGATGGATGATGCATGTTTTCACATAAAAGATTCTTGATATCCCATATGCAGCCACCATGTGAAGCTAGCACACAACACTTGGTAGCCTAACCAACACAAAATTTAGTTATTCCCTCGAGTTTGTCATTATTTACAGATTTTAAGATGTCAGCAACAAGAAAATACTAACTGAAAAGATATCAGAAGTAACGTTTTTGAGGATAATCAATAAATTATTGAGCaccaaagagccaatggcttggcggtatcgagttcacccttacaaccttgaggttgagggttcgagtcctgcttaggacatttcgtggtgtataaattcgtgttagtattaggtgggtgagtgagtttgcctttcaaaaaaaataataaataaataaataaaaaattattgaGCAATCACCTGGAATTCCCCATGAATATTCCAAATATAGAGACTGTGGTCTCGGTAAATCACCACTGCAAAATCAAAAGCTTATAATTATTTCTTTTAAAGTTGTAAACTTTCTGATGTATAATGGCTAACATTATCTAATATTTCTTGCCCAACTAGAAAATAAGACAAATATAAAGCATCATGAGTGAGTTTATTATCCGTATTTTAAAGATGCTTACCGAGCTTTTCCGAAGTAGAAAAGCAACAAGCTACTGCATCTGGATAGGTAACCAGTTGGGCATCAATGGTACTGTTTTGATTGCCTTCATTATAATGCAAGTCACCAGCATATTCAAGGTAAACAGCAGAGTACAATTTTACAATTCCATTGCTGCATGCACATGCAATCAACTCCTGTGATGCGGATAGTGCATATCCCTTCTCAACCTAATAGTTTAATATAACGAGAAGGTGAAACATGACACGAAGCAAGATGATTATTAAGGCAACACCACATTTACAGCAGTTAATTCTTAATACAATAAGAACAAAAAAAATGAATTAGACATAAATGCTCAACACATGCCAAATTCACATGTTAAGAATGACAAGGATATATTTGCATTACATATACTGTTTGAAATCACAATGGAGGTTATGTATTTACCTTTAAATTCACTGAATGTGTGATTCTCAATCCACCATGTATAACACATAAAACCCCTACAAGTAAAAGATGATGAATAGTTCACTACGCAAAACAAACTGAaagaaattaaataacagaaataatcATTAAAACCATCTACCTGAGCCTGTTAGGGCATATACAAGTACAATATCACCACCCTTTTCATCACCTACTTTGGCATTACTCTTATAGGGAGATGTAATATCCACAAATGTACAACCTTTATGATGACCAAGATTAACATGTTTTCCATGCATTGGTAGTGATACTGTCTCAGTTTTAGCTCGGGATTTTGTAGGCAATCCAACGGTCCATATCTTTATATGCCTCTTTCCAGAAGTCAAAATGAACTTTGAATCTGTAGAAAAGCTAACAGAGGCCACATCAGAAAAGGGTGCACATGCTTTCAGCTTTTTAACGAGTGTCCCACTTCGCCAATCCCAAACACATTGGTATCCATCTTGAGGGGTTCCTACTGATATTAGATGTTTACCTGAATGTTTTATaagatgaaacggaagaagctacaATGAATACAAGGTACATAATAGCTCCTGAGATATTGTGGAATATATTAGATAGATAACTGAGGGACTGACTTGTTTTAACTAACCATCAGGTGAGAAAGCAGTGCAAGCTACACCATATCGATGGCCTCTTAGTTCTGAAATGGAAGCCAAAGTTGCAGAGCTCCATACTATAATGGAAGGTTGATTTACTGACTATGGGATACATAACATGAAGAAAGAAAAAGTGTTTGTAATCAGTTTCAGAATAATTGGAAAAGATCGCATGAAAACtccacattcaactcaaataatactTATCCTTATAATATCATTTATCTGCATGGGTCTAACATCCCCTATTGAAGTAAGTTAGGGAAATTGTATCAACTTCAACAAATCAAATTAGCTACTCTCAGTAATCAAAGTTAAACCCACAAATATGAAAAAAAGGGTAGCTGTGAATGATATATTTTAGTTTACTATTATTATGCTAATTGTCACATTTATGTAGCCCGGTTTATATTAATTTTTGTTCCGCGATGATACTACTATATCTTTTCTACATGCAAATAGACCAAATATACAGACTTAAATGGATTTCATTAGTCAATCACAAACCAACAACTTCTCATTATTCCATATTAACTAAATTCCAGTCAACCACAAAAGTCAAACTACAATATTTATGCTTTCAAAAGTATAAACTATGAAGTAGTAAAGTTAAATAGACCTCTCAGCAGCAAATGACCAAATTAACGAGGTTGATAACAGAGAGGATACTAATCCCATACTATGAACCAGTGAAACATGTAAATTAAACCAATTTCAACATCACAAAGCAACAAAACTGGCCCTTTTTACAATTTCTACATAAAAAATTAAGTCAATTACAAAAGTCAAACTACGATATCATTCATTTATTTCAAATGTAATAAAGTAATATAAGAGACCTCTCCAGCAGCAATGTAGCTTCCATCATGAGAGACAGAAACACAGCCTAAAGGCTTAGGTGAACGATTACACACCATGACGTGTGATTGCGTCCCTGAATCAACATCATAAATCACCACAACACAACCTGCAATATAAACAAATTTCGAATCGAAGAAGCTAGAAGCTAATCCGTTGCAATTCGTCACTGTCAGTCCGATAATTTCTTCCAATTCAAGCTACAGATCACAAAAATGAACAACATTGACTAATAATTAAAATTTGAATTTATAAATAAATGAAATACAAACCCTAGTTTAGATAGAAAGTGGTATAATGTGATGTTAGCGTATCTGAAATGAATCATAGAGGATAATGAACTGAAGAATGTAGAATTATTTACCTTTGAACAAGAAGGTTGGGGTTTTTTGAGCTTGCGATTTGGTTTCATTTTTAGGGTTTGAAGATATTAAAATGGTGACTGGACGAGTGTTTGGAGTGTACTCCGTGTGTCTTTTGTAAAATGAATGAAGCGGGAGATAAatcaaaaatgaaaagaaaataactGTGTGTACGTTACGTGCGTTTGTTTATTTGAATATATGCAATTGAATGCATATTTGAATGAATATGTTGTTTGTACATTGTTCTGTATCTATATTTTCCGTTTAAATAATTTAGTCGGATCAGAATCTTATCTTATACTCCGTAtactatattatttaatatttaaatttaaaatttaattatttaGAGTTAAAGTTTAATAAGTTTAATTTAATAACATAAAAAGGACAGTAATATTCTgacaattatatattaaaaactgatTTTACAGTTTCACAATGTAACAAAAATTCAAATTTCAAAAGAGATTAGAAATGAATATTTGGTTTAAAGTGATTATTTAGAAAACATATCAAATTAACTGAAATCAGAATCGAATTCAATATTCATTTTCGATTCCATTTGCAATTCACAATTTGTAATCGTTTCGTGCTTGTAACTCGAATTTTTTTGAAGCAAGTGAGTATATTAAAACTATAAACCGAGAGTTATGTACAATATATACAGTATCAATGATATTGCAACTAACCAAACGAAAATTAATTTACACTAACATACTAAAAATGAATTAATGAGACATTCAAATTAACCAACTCCCGTTCTATGGAACGAATCTTGAATGTAGTAGCTTGGATTGATCAAAAATTGATATCATTCTGATGCTATATTCTTGACGCGATTTGTGTTCCAATCGAAGCTTTTGATTTGTATTTCCCAGAGGGTCGAAGCGGGATCACACTTTCTACCTTGAAACACTAGCTTATCCTGTTTGGCCAGATTATGTATTTATGTATCTAGTTACCCATCTGAAGGCTTGGCAAATCAATGATTATACTCCGTATATCATTAATAAATATGAGGTCTATAAAAATTCTTTTTTATAGTCACTTAATGACAGTATCTTCAATCTTGAGTCAAGTTGTTAAGAGTTCTTGAAATGGTAGTGAGTCATTGTTTTCTAATTTTTGATTTATTCCCTCTTGATTGCCGAGATTCAATGTTTAGGTTTTGAATGGCTCTCGCGGCGGATTAAAAGGCACATATTGAAATGACATCAATGGTTAATAAATCCTAACTTCTTCATGACTTTTACAAACACTCGCACAGAAATCGGCTGAATGGAGAACACTTGGTGGCTCTTATTAGTAGTGCATGTTTTTTGTAAATACATGtagtatagttttatatatttttgtatagcTGTGGGGCGTGTTCTCTTGTTTGATGGAGCAATTCTCGCACCAAATCTTTGCATCTTCAGttggttatatgtatattttttgcTTGCCTTGAGAAAAAAATAAACTTAATGTTACAAATAGATTTACTATTTTATTCCCTCTTGATATATCACTCGTTAAATCTATAGTTCAATCTTAAATCATTTTCATTCTCTTGAAGTTCTTTATCTTCATCTACCGAAGTTCATCAATCCTCTCGATTATCAATCAATGAAGTATAACTAAAAGTCCAAACAAACCAAGAATAACTATAGTAATATGAAGTTCTGCCTAGTGTGTTAACAATGCTTTTAGCAAAATAATGGGAATATTTAACATGCTGTTAACACTAACAGCAAATCAGATGTTATTAGACAAGAGTATAGGACTGATTATGTACATACCTGTAAAATAATAGACTGATAATGTAAATAATAGAAATTCATAAACAGATCAGGTATGATATTTGCATTAGAAGATTAGGGACCATAAACTCTATCAAGTACTGTATTAAACACGGCATGACTGCTAAACATTAAGGTCTGAATAAATAACTCCCATTAAAGTCTCTCCCTCATTCTCACTTAACTGAAACCACCTCTATATGAAATAACTCTTCTAAAAGTCAAAACCCCATCCAACATTACCCAATTTAAGATAATGTCAACACCAAAAAAAACAACAAATGACAACTCAATCATCATTTCTTTTTCCACCATATATCTTGTTCTGTTACCTCTTCTATAACTCTGTGTTGCGTGAGAACGACGGCAAAGGCACGGATTCTTGTGGACGAAAGATCACGAGTACAGCAAACATACCCAACATTGGAAGCACAAGAAGCCATTTTAGCAACTTGTAGTAATGCAAATGAAACGTTAACGAAAATTCATCAGAAAAGTGCAATCCGTTCTTATCTGTCATTTCCACTATGACTGTTCCCGTTGTTCTTACTCCTACTGTTGGTAGCTTCATCCTGTATTTACCAGGTTTATCGTACATCTGGCTACTCTTGATTGTTCTCTCCCCTTGATAATTTCCAGGAACCAACAACGATGTCTGCAATGTTTGAGACATTGTAAATGGTCAAAGTTAAACCACGTAAATGGTCAAAGTTACAAGTAACTGGGAACAGTGTTCTTACGGTGACATTATAAGGGCCTTGTGAACCAGACGGGACCCTATGTTTATCTACAATCTCTATTTCGACCCAGAAATTCTTGCCTTCTTCATCACGAAATGTTCTAGATGAAGGTGTAACATAGATCCCTTCACGGTCAATACGAGCTGCAATGTTGTTTCGTCCTTGATTATGTGATCTCCATGCCTATCGGAgcataataatataaatgtattaataaacGACTAATATAAGGAGTAAGATGGATGTATGTATAGCATATTGTAATTAGAATTTGTAGTCTTGCCTTGAGAGGATGGTGTGCAGCAGGGGTTGAAAAACAAAAGACATTGCCATTCATGGTTGTGACAATAAGATCAAGATCATCTCCACCATCAACGTTGTCTGCTAAGACCATGCTATACCTGTTGATTATATAGTTCATCAGTATTAGGTCAAGCTTTGGATTATTAAGTAGAAGCCTAACACATACAATCTTGAAGAATGAGATTTATAAGTTATATAAACATCAAGGATAGCGTTTATACAAGCACACCACACAAACATACAAGCCAACTTTCTAAGGacaattatatgaaatattaaaaattacatgtgttaatatagaaGAAAAGAAAAACCCATAAACATAAACATTTCATTGTGCAGATAtcataaaattataatttaaattcatattaaaatgttgactaactttgactttgacaAATTTTGACTGACATCTGAATCTAACTTATTGCCAAGCATTGACCGATTAATTAGAGAGGTTATGGAAAATCTAATTAGTCCGCTTCTAAAAAGAGATTAATCGGGAATTTTACAACAGTGTCAGCAATTTATCTTTTTTAGATTAAAACTATAGTACAAACTGAGAATATAATTGTTTAATGAAAACACTATACCGATACAAAAACAAAATAATAATGACAAAGACTTACTATAGTGATACAGTAAAATTTATATAAAGTATCACATTAAATATGCAAAAAATTTCTTCCCTACCTACTTCCTCTTTGAATGGAAAAAGAACAAGCCAAATTCATCACTCTTCTTTTGGAAAAAAAAATATCCCCAAGAAAACATGGAAAACCATTTGGGATAGAGTTGAATCCACACCCGGAGGTGCCAATTTTGACGCATTTGCTTTAAAATGTGTGACTTGTTATTTTTAGGTGAGCGAGAAAGCCCTCTATAACAAACTTTGTGACCTGGCAACATTCAAAGATAATAGGTAATCCATTGAACCAACAATGGACCAGGTACATTGGACTAGGGGTTTAGCTAAAAAAGCAACATATCAAATGTGTCAAAAAATTCAGGTCAACTCAACCCGATCCATATGAAAATATCCTCCATTTTGACACATTAACAAACCATCCAATTTACCACCTCTAGCCACACCATGTGCATATCTAACCAGGCCCTAAAGAAAGGTAAATCAATAAGGGTGGGTTGTAGAAAGATTGACTTACGATGTTTCACCGATATCCACAACATCAGCACATGAAGTGGGCCCATCAATGAGATATAGGTATCCATCAAATGATGTTGTGACGATGGTAAGTCCTTTCTTCTTTTCCTTGCGCTTAGACAAATCAACAAGTAGAACCTGGTTCATAACTCTGCCATGAGTTCTGTATGGATATGGACGTACAAACGACCCATCTTTCCCACTAAGCACATAAATATTTCCGGATATAGTAGGGACCACCACATCAGTGTGCCCATCTCCGTCTACATCTCCAACACTTGCACCCTAAAAAAAAAAGGTGATCTTTTTTCAGACACCAAATCGGTTTATACAATACTGGATGTGGCAATTCTAAACCGGATCGCCCATTTACCTATTTACATATGTATTGGCTACTCGCTCAATCAGAGTAACTTTAAATGCACAAAATTCCAATTTACTGATTTTGAATTATTATTGAAACATTATTCAAATATTAACCTGAGGGACTAGGCTTTTGAGATGGGTTTCCCAAATTTCTACACCCTGCGGAGTCCACGCAGCAACATTGCCATGAGTATCAGTCGTAACCAATTCAATCTTCCCGTCATCGTTAATATCGGCTGCTACTACAGCTCCCTGAATTTCAGCCATTTCAAGTGGAAACTTCTCCCTTACCTTACCTGAAATCAAACACAGACACTACAATATTACAAGGAATAACAAAAGGAAACAAATTTAAAAAATTTAATCTTTAAAAGGTGTACGCTTCAAAAAATGCtataaatcaatcacctttatgatcaaGGACATAAAATAAGCCATAAGAAGTTCCAACAAGGATGTCCAGATTACCATCACCATCCAAATCAACTACTGTTGGAGAAGAATATATATATGCACGAAATTTCCCAGTATCTGTACTTAAATCCAGCTCAGCAGTCCACTTAACTTCTCGGGTTTCGAGGTTAAAAACAACGATACCACCACCAACATATTTTCCAATGTCGATACCTCCAAGCTCCTTCGCATGCTCCGGGTTATCATAGTACCTGAAAAAGATACCAAGGAATTATCATTAACATGAGAAGAACAATCTGGCTAATATGTTCTACTATCATTAGCTTCAATATGGAGTACTATTCAGTGTATTGAGTTTAAGACATTATGCCTTCGTGTTGAATATTCATCAAATGAAGATTGCAGATTTAGACTCCCTAAAATAGCGGCGAATATCAACAAAGCAAAAGGCTAGTGCCATGAAGAACTATCATGACATATATATTTCAATGATTGGTACGTATCTCCATACAATCCCTATATGAGAGAGCAGATAGAAGATAAAATAATTATCATGTATCATTTGCCTCTTATATAAGCTTGAATATATTCTCTTACACAGTTTACACTTATATTACATTTAGATGCATGAAAAGTTTCTCTGTGGGAACTAAGTACGCCTGTTTTAGAAAATATTGATTCTCGTGTGTTGAGTATTGTTTCAGATCATGCAAACTTTATATAGAAGCTTGTGAAATGACTCTAGGATAATCAAGTGCTAATATTTAGTACACCAATGCATATTTGTATATGCATAAACCATCCTTTCAAGCTTAATAAGAAATCAGATCCATTAATCAACATAATAAGAAAGTACTCACTCATGGTCAAAGAAATATGAGACTGCAACAATCATCTCTGAAATCCCATCCTGATCAATGTCAGCTATCACCTAAGAATAAGGAGAAACAAATGATTTTCATTTCAACATACACATAACCCAATGAACTAACTTCTAAGTTCCTTGACGTGTAAGACTTACCGGAGTGCACAAAATGTGTGAATCAACATGCACATAACTTTCAGATGCCTCATGTTGCGCTTCTGCCCATTCCTCATCACCCCACATTGTTTCATCAACATAATCATCATAATCATAGTTATACTCATCAGCCAGCTCATCATTATCACGAAGTAACTCAAATGATGAGTCAGCATCAGCCTCAAGCCCTTCCTCATTTTCCACAGTTGCAACGTCAGCATCCCTCTTATCATTATCCTCCTGCGTTTTTTCTTCAAGAAGCCGTCTTCCACTTTTCGTTTCATTATTAGCACCTTCTACATTGTCCAGTGCAGTATTTGATGATGTATTATGTATGCCCTTTAGCAACTCAATATGTGGACTAGGACTagttttattttgtgcattacttGAATCACTCTCATTATGTGTGTTTCCACCTTGTTCTTCCACTAAAGTATCATTTGTGTTCTTCGGTGCTTCAGGTTTCGGTTGCGTTTCACTTTCTTTAACCTTATTCTCCTCCACACCAGATGTATGGTTAGCTTCAGTGGGGGCTGAATAAATGTTAATTCAAAGATAGGTTGAttagatattatatatatgtatatgtatatgtatatacatatacatattataaaAATGTAGTGACATACGAGGTATGGAGTGCTTAGAAGCCTCTTCAATAAGTTGGTCATCATGAACATCTGGATGAGAATGGTCAACAGGATCCGGAAGCAAGCCTACATACCAATCCCTTTTAGCTCTTAGCCTAGGAACCACTAGTTTATCTGACATCATATAACCTGAAGCTCTGCACAAGTGTAAATACATCATTACTGAATCTTAATGTTGTAATAAGaagaaatggaaaaaaaaaaaaaaaaaaaatgtacacaAAATGATAATAAGTGTTGTACCTGAAGAAGAGAACCTCGCCATTGTACGTAGCCAAAGCTATTTCTCTCACACCATCCTTGTCAATATCATACAATAGGGGACTGGCATGAACAGTAGACTGATGAAAAGCAGGCCATCCTGATAAATCAGA
The window above is part of the Rutidosis leptorrhynchoides isolate AG116_Rl617_1_P2 chromosome 1, CSIRO_AGI_Rlap_v1, whole genome shotgun sequence genome. Proteins encoded here:
- the LOC139882665 gene encoding uncharacterized protein; translated protein: MKPNRKLKKPQPSCSKLELEEIIGLTVTNCNGLASSFFDSKFVYIAGCVVVIYDVDSGTQSHVMVCNRSPKPLGCVSVSHDGSYIAAGESVNQPSIIVWSSATLASISELRGHRYGVACTAFSPDGKHLISVGTPQDGYQCVWDWRSGTLVKKLKACAPFSDVASVSFSTDSKFILTSGKRHIKIWTVGLPTKSRAKTETVSLPMHGKHVNLGHHKGCTFVDITSPYKSNAKVGDEKGGDIVLVYALTGSGVLCVIHGGLRITHSVNLKVEKGYALSASQELIACACSNGIVKLYSAVYLEYAGDLHYNEGNQNSTIDAQLVTYPDAVACCFSTSEKLVVIYRDHSLYIWNIHGEFQATKCCVLASHGGCIWDIKNLLCENMHHPSLACVARGCTGGVSFATCSADGTIRLWDLALQSVSTERRSTLSTVQHPVVTNPLGTLCLVGAGTFERESVASDVITKGYRSMAVSSDGRHLVAGGSDGHLHIFNLYTSDYTCIQDAHEGEVLSLNFSLPVMEINNAIEGLESYYFLASGGRDKKIHLYDVNRNFDLIASIDDNSAAVTSVKLTGNGRKIISCGSDRSLIVRDNSGHDDEYNVSHSNRHKAYHATINDISLDPTTQIAVTVGQDKKINIFDIAAGQVIRTFKQGRDFGDPIKVALDPSCSYVACAYSDRSICMYDFMSGDMVARGMGHGEAINGIIFLPDCKHIGSVSGDGCIFIWKVPGLLTSRMLQRINENCSPLSPSTFAQGTAANPNKCFEENHTRSLCKGTPLLCEERCPTQKSSFNFSVSRLPQWAKSKFTSPVIPVDPISSEVVGQEEHPSIKPSANDLDHVALCTPSNHKIDSIKKLCDPSNSKDSASQGICRSFALDKRWLTIHTVCLDPSDSPDVYNMKQQMVPLSSNLPQGTNIECTSPTANFSFNHTSYNSTCDVGDAACMEKLFQIKAPKSSARKSYSAQFTVKHDLLQRRNHVLHAHISNFAETLNSCKQNVIDTECSSLTGQEDFERGRDNQQGMMSSKSQQNLSIQNHIASQSNPDSPSSKSMEVKTTETNDQQKECDIIINEKHNTFYTCIEALRALDASSKTALQVFSKLRDASLTHENLEGPEAQFYADSAVMFQSIAKNVHEIAKLANSRDAHYVDIRGFEPLL
- the LOC139882671 gene encoding protein DEFECTIVE IN EXINE FORMATION 1; protein product: MKIRVLFLLLVFSISSSIYLIDGEEEVKSNKFREREATDDNLGYPNFDEDELLNKQCPQNLELRWQTEVSSSIYATPLIADINSDGKLDVVVPSFVHYLEVLEGSDGDKMPGWPAFHQSTVHASPLLYDIDKDGVREIALATYNGEVLFFRASGYMMSDKLVVPRLRAKRDWYVGLLPDPVDHSHPDVHDDQLIEEASKHSIPPPTEANHTSGVEENKVKESETQPKPEAPKNTNDTLVEEQGGNTHNESDSSNAQNKTSPSPHIELLKGIHNTSSNTALDNVEGANNETKSGRRLLEEKTQEDNDKRDADVATVENEEGLEADADSSFELLRDNDELADEYNYDYDDYVDETMWGDEEWAEAQHEASESYVHVDSHILCTPVIADIDQDGISEMIVAVSYFFDHEYYDNPEHAKELGGIDIGKYVGGGIVVFNLETREVKWTAELDLSTDTGKFRAYIYSSPTVVDLDGDGNLDILVGTSYGLFYVLDHKGKVREKFPLEMAEIQGAVVAADINDDGKIELVTTDTHGNVAAWTPQGVEIWETHLKSLVPQGASVGDVDGDGHTDVVVPTISGNIYVLSGKDGSFVRPYPYRTHGRVMNQVLLVDLSKRKEKKKGLTIVTTSFDGYLYLIDGPTSCADVVDIGETSYSMVLADNVDGGDDLDLIVTTMNGNVFCFSTPAAHHPLKAWRSHNQGRNNIAARIDREGIYVTPSSRTFRDEEGKNFWVEIEIVDKHRVPSGSQGPYNVTTSLLVPGNYQGERTIKSSQMYDKPGKYRMKLPTVGVRTTGTVIVEMTDKNGLHFSDEFSLTFHLHYYKLLKWLLVLPMLGMFAVLVIFRPQESVPLPSFSRNTEL